Proteins co-encoded in one Alphaproteobacteria bacterium genomic window:
- a CDS encoding OmpA family protein: MRHFLLATSTIMLFSASAAFAIDQDAAFTKTKSFVGDTNGECVRTKWMNAGDPCAPYVPPPEPKPAPVAAPAPAPAPALPVVTLEQRTIYFDFDSDKITMEAATKLDDLSAIINASKAIADVSVHGFTDQFGKDDYNLDLANRRAAAVKAYLDGKSRLSSTLAEVKGLGKSAPEAGCDTGTRDAKIACMFKERRVEIEFKAEN, encoded by the coding sequence ATGCGCCACTTTCTTCTCGCTACCAGCACGATCATGCTGTTTTCTGCTTCTGCGGCATTCGCTATCGATCAAGATGCAGCATTTACCAAAACCAAATCTTTTGTCGGTGATACAAACGGCGAATGCGTTCGCACCAAATGGATGAACGCAGGCGACCCTTGCGCACCATACGTTCCACCACCAGAGCCTAAACCTGCTCCTGTTGCGGCACCAGCGCCCGCACCAGCACCAGCATTACCTGTTGTCACCTTGGAGCAGCGCACCATCTATTTCGATTTCGATAGCGACAAGATAACGATGGAAGCAGCAACGAAGTTGGATGACTTGAGTGCTATCATCAATGCTTCCAAAGCAATCGCCGATGTAAGCGTACATGGCTTCACCGATCAGTTCGGCAAAGACGACTACAACCTCGATCTTGCCAATCGTCGCGCTGCAGCCGTCAAAGCCTACCTCGATGGCAAATCACGCCTCAGCAGTACACTGGCTGAAGTAAAAGGCCTCGGCAAGTCAGCACCAGAAGCTGGCTGCGACACAGGCACGCGTGATGCTAAGATCGCCTGCATGTTCAAAGAACGCCGTGTAGAGATTGAATTCAAAGCAGAGAATTAA